A window of Actinomycetes bacterium contains these coding sequences:
- a CDS encoding MFS transporter: protein MELDPTAVQRRTVRVLSASQVLGGVGVGSAIAVGGLIAEDVSGSTSLSGLSQTASVLGGAVAALPMARVMAAHGRRPGLVGGYLAALLGAVLMVGGAGWDSFPLVMAGALLLGCGTATNLQSRYAAADLADDRHRARALATVVWATTVGVVLGPNLVGPGGSLAEALSMPALAGPLLFSVAAFGLAAVVLVVALRPDPLLTARRLTGRTERPAHGSLAESLSAVRASPPAALAVTAIAVAHTVMVSVMVMTPVHMRHEGAGLEVVGLVISLHVAGMYALSPVVGLLSDRVGRAAVLAIGNVVLFAAVLVSGTATSDAVLGVGLVLLGLGWSCALVAGSTLLSESVSVDSRAAVQGAADFVMGACGAVGGALAGLVVGLAGYGTLNALAGALALPMLVLAVLGHPAVRARRVGT, encoded by the coding sequence GTGGAGCTCGACCCGACGGCGGTGCAGCGGCGCACGGTCCGGGTTCTCTCGGCGTCGCAGGTGCTCGGCGGGGTCGGGGTGGGCAGCGCGATCGCGGTCGGCGGTCTGATCGCCGAGGACGTGTCCGGGTCGACGTCGCTGTCCGGGCTGTCGCAGACCGCGTCGGTCCTGGGCGGTGCCGTGGCGGCGTTGCCCATGGCCCGGGTGATGGCGGCGCACGGGCGACGGCCGGGCCTCGTCGGCGGCTACCTCGCCGCGCTGCTGGGTGCGGTGCTGATGGTCGGGGGCGCCGGCTGGGACTCGTTCCCCCTCGTGATGGCCGGGGCACTGCTGCTCGGCTGCGGCACGGCGACGAACCTGCAGTCGCGGTACGCCGCGGCGGACCTGGCTGACGACCGGCACCGGGCCCGCGCCCTGGCCACCGTCGTGTGGGCGACGACCGTCGGCGTCGTCCTGGGCCCCAACCTGGTCGGACCCGGCGGGTCGCTCGCCGAGGCGCTGTCGATGCCCGCGCTGGCCGGTCCGCTGCTCTTCTCGGTGGCCGCCTTCGGCCTGGCGGCCGTCGTGCTCGTCGTGGCGCTGCGGCCCGACCCGCTGCTGACCGCCCGGCGGCTCACCGGCCGCACCGAGCGGCCGGCCCACGGCTCGCTGGCCGAGTCGCTGTCGGCCGTACGCGCGTCACCGCCGGCCGCGCTCGCCGTCACGGCGATCGCGGTCGCGCACACGGTCATGGTGTCGGTGATGGTGATGACCCCCGTGCACATGCGGCACGAGGGTGCCGGGCTGGAGGTGGTCGGCCTCGTCATCAGCCTGCACGTCGCCGGGATGTACGCCCTCTCGCCGGTCGTCGGCCTGCTCAGCGACCGGGTCGGCCGGGCAGCGGTGCTCGCCATCGGCAACGTGGTGCTGTTCGCCGCGGTCCTGGTCTCCGGGACGGCGACCTCGGACGCGGTGCTCGGCGTGGGGCTGGTGCTGCTCGGGCTGGGCTGGTCGTGCGCGCTGGTCGCCGGCTCGACGCTGCTGTCGGAGTCCGTCTCGGTGGACTCCCGGGCCGCGGTGCAGGGCGCGGCGGACTTCGTCATGGGGGCCTGCGGTGCGGTGGGGGGAGCGCTCGCCGGCCTCGTCGTGGGGCTGGCCGGCTACGGCACCCTCAACGCGCTGGCGGGGGCGCTGGCGCTGCCGATGCTGGTGCTCGCGGTCCTCGGCCACCCGGCCGTGCGTGCCCGGCGTGTCGGCACCTGA